atatcagCCAGTGTCCAACCTATtgccttcttccttctttgaagcaccgcaagggtggaatctacctgcacgttagttaagcatgaagaaagaataacaggtaatgtggaacaagggcctaagaactcaTGCCTGAGGTGTGAAGGGAAAGGCTTCAACTCtaatgttggtggctcctcgattgagggctttgttggcaGAGTCTTCCTGTTCTCAAGGTCCAAGGAAATTTTACGGGGTCCATATGTgaaggatcccattccttgcaaagaatttgCACATTCTATCAGGATTGCCTTCTCATCATCCTCGTGATTCAACAACACAGCTTCCAGAGGGTCTTCCATATTGATCATAGCACTCgggtcatcaacaatcacctccgtcacaagatccacaaaagagcataCATTCTTGCTATTAGGCTGCCTCATTgacttgcacacgtggaacacaacttttccatcgcccacccggaaggtgagctccccagcttccacatcaaccaatgccttccctgtttctaggaaaggtctccccaatattattggcacctcatagtcaacctcacagtcgagtatcacaaaatctacgggaagtatgaacttgtcgacccgaactagcacatcatcaattatccccaatggcctcttcatttTTCGGTcctccatttgcaacctcatagaagtaggtcttggttgcccaatccccaatgtcttgaacacagaatatggcatcaaattaatgctcgctcccaAATCGCACAAGGCTTTGGCGAAATTAGCACTACCGATAGtgtatggaattgtaaaggcaccgggatcttcTAGCTTTGGAGCCACGGAATGCACaatgcactcacttgatgtgtcattttgatcgtctcatagttcattgacctcttctttgttaccaagtccttcatgaacttggcatatcccggcatttgttctagagcttcaaccaaaggtacatttatggacaaatgtttcatcatatcaatgaatttcttgaattggttctcgttgttttgctttgagagcctttgaggatatggtggaggaggGCTTGGCAAAGGAGCCTTGGCTTTGGGCACTACCGGATCCGGTATATCTATCACATGTTCCCTAGAAGGGTTCACATCATCTTGTGTCTCCTCCACGTTTTCATCAATGTCTATCCTCACATAATCGTTCACATTATCATCATTTCTTGGCTCATCCTCTTCTTTCACAACCATATCATCATTCTTGATCTTTCTTGGATTggaggtactagcaactccacctctaCCACTTCTTGTAGTTACCGCCACAGCATGGCCAGTAATGTTtccacccttcgggtttactaccgtatcacttggtagtgcccccttagggcgagtattcaaggcttgagaaatttgacccatttggacttccaaattgcggatagaagtgttgtgggaggctatttgggcatcagaGTCGGCGTTTCTtttcatcattttcttgaacatactttctatccatcccatctcattgttggaagaacttttCCCTTGTGACGGATATAGAGGcgggttgttgggttgttgatacatcgggggcctttgagggCCCGACCCCCagttcccttgattattgttgttccaacccccttggtttccattgcctccccaattactattattgttgccaccccaattgccttggttatttccttgattcccctaattttgattgttgttcccccaattgttcggattgttgttgttgccactattccaattcccttgacattggtttccccaattttgattgtttccaTGTGATATCTactgttgttgatttggagcattgctccgttgaccttggtaattgttcacatattgaacctcttcactttGATCGTCATAAGCGTCATCTTGGCCGTACacactaccactttgctcaaatttatcctgattgtgttgaacttgttgacctctttgtctcctcttgttaaccattacattcactcattccatggcatttacttcctttggcccctgaacctgctgaagttgtgccttggctaactgattcatggtagttgtcaactctgctatggcttgtccgtgatcatggagttccttgtgaaggtggataacattagggtcaccctgaggaacgttGGCCCGACTTTGCCAAGCTAAAGAGGTGTCCTCCATCTCATCTAATACAACACATGCTTTTGAATatggcgtgttcatgaagttaccccctgcgagctgattcaccacacactggttagttgtgttgatacccctataaaaggTTTATTGGATCATTGCTTtagtcatatcgttgttggggcactctttgaccattgtccggtagcgttcccaaatctcatataatggttcatttggctcttgtttaAAAGCAAGGATTTGATCTCTCAATGTTGCCATATGTCCTGGAGAAAAGAACTTTGctatgaacttctcggccaactcatcccaagtggagATGGAATGGTTGGGTAGCCTTTCTagccaatctaaagctttccctctaagagataaagggaaaagccttaacctcaaagcatcctcagatacattcgtctgcttgctccccctgcatgtgtctacaaaacctttGAGATGCTTATATGCGTTCTGATGTGGAGCTCCGGTAAAGAGACCCCTTTGTTCCAATAGAGTATGCAttacattggttatttgaaaattgcccgcccgaATCCGGGGCGGCACAATTGCACTTACATAGccttcattgggcaacacccggtgtgctacccttggaggaggtgggggaTGGTTTGGAATGTTGTCATGAGGCGGGCGGcctcttctttgtacttgaggttcaagatgaacttcatccacttcattttcatctacctcctcccacTAAGGAATATATATGAGGACCTCATTAAAGGCCTTttggtacctaaaagcaattgacacataaaaattagaaaaacagaaggaaagaaaaacgaaacacacaaatagttagatatatagctaagaTCGTcaaactccccggcaacggcgtcaaaaattgatcgggtccaaacctacaccactattgagtagagaggatggtcgatgcagttttacccaacaaggtcgggatcaaTTTTCACAGGgatttaattgatttggaattaggtttatatctaagtctagatgcatgttttgttcctaattgcacttccaaacatgatggtgttgattctacttctaattctattctattgtatgcaatgattaaagctaagtgCAATATTGtttatgttggttttcaagtgtttaaaaggactagggtagcgACTTCTGCCTAGGTGGACATCTAACAGGtagtaagaatctagggcaagcttgattaatttgggatcgtaatatagctatcacacccaagtactcactctatatctcttgatagtttgagtgattttgcccaatttggctttctcaagcccaactgggtattcatgcaagtcatgtcatattagctcaagtcgggtattattatctctaggtttaaccctttaattggggctatcgaTTTCTTGAGTttaccccaattccttgttagcctagttttcccagacttaatccctctttctcaagaagagaccaaatcataaatgcatgaatcagtatttgcaatcactaattctataattctagcaagaactaggctaaatataactaatccataaatattcaagacccattaaatacccacactagggttgagtgataaccctagctatgggtctagctactcataataatagcaaaaatcaaagataaagagaagatataatccataatactaaattaaaagatgaaaatctaatgttatacggtaaatcttgtacaaaatttcccaaaaCGAAAAACCTAGCCGTCTCACGTACTCAGCAAAAACATAACATAGcctaaaattgacaaaaagatctatttatactaagctgaaactTCCAGACAAAAATACCCATGCGGaagtttcgcggccgcgtaattctaaCCGTGGCCActtgctttcgcggccgcataattctgatcatggtccgcgtttcttcacatctagacTTGGGTTGAACCTTgcttcgcggaccgcataatttccatCGCATCCGCATGAGGGACTTCCGCGGCCGCGTAACTTTGACGCGAACCGCCCTTCTCATTTTGGTTTAAATTAAgcactctctgaaccttagcaACCGTGGTCCGCGGAATTCCCATCGCGGCCGTGCTGGTACTTTCGCAGCCGCATCTTCTTGTCGAGGTCCGCGTTCTTGTTTGTGCCCAAAAAAAtcatctctctgattcttcatatcgcagacctcgaaataatggcCGCGTCCGCGTTGATACTTTTGCGGTCGCACTTATTTGTCGCGGTCCGTGTTCCACACCTCTTGGCCCAgttttggtttttgttcaagttttgactcctttgtgagttgattaTGTCTCCTTTgtctcattttgaacaatccctgcaagcaagcatattaagttagtttccgagaataccttcaagcatttttggcccaaaacacaagtaaaagagagaaaTTAATAGGCTAAATCCTTACTTATCAAACATCACCATAAGGCCCGCAAGCTATTGTACTCTTCTTAAGTACCTCCATAAACACCGCAATTGTAACGCTCACTCtgaaataccttatgtgaattttaaaattattcttcttacctttcttatactaaaatgtaaaatccataatcATACAGGATTACCGCAAATCCCGACACCATTAAATGTAATTTCAgattctaaattgcaccgcccaaacgggctgaaagacacaTGCCTCATTAGCATAGCAACGCTCGAGGGGTAACCCTGACTCAACACCACCATCAAATTCACACTCTGTGCGcatacatccttcaaaataacaatttaatcatttcatgatttttcataaagtgcaatataacccgcattcaagaaattttcctactcaagtcatccccgatatcaacctctgcaagtcataaccaatcaacaagtatgccttAGCCCAAAAACTAATACCGTAcaaaatcgtgcaatcaaatcatagaCAGCAGACTcctccacttggctcaaagacatataataaaacatctgataactcaccatacccaagataacatctaaattgaccatactaagcaataagagatctactctagtctccagactcccaatagtcaccacacatgatcgatatacacggtccacaatgacagtatcgcccaccagcgtagacacatgaacaggtgaaactagagactcacaaggcatatccagataatgagcaaaatgcgaggacacatatgaataagtgggacCAGGGTCAAAttatacagaggcatctctgtggaaaactaagacaatacctgcaaTCACAAcatccgaagcaatggcatctggtctggaaaGGAGTGCATAGAAACGggcatgaccgccacctgatcggcctccccctctagggtgacccctagctgactgagctccaccccgatctgggtgggcgggtggtgaagtaactagtgcCGAAGTCGAAGGccgactcctctgctgagatgaacCTCCCAAAAAGTGGGGacaatgcctcttgatatgacccaaatctccacactcaaagcaacccttCTCTGCAAATGGCagtggggactgaagggaaccccgagTACCGGAATAACCCTGAGCTGATGGTGcatgagatgaactctgagctgatagtgcactgaatgaagactggccctgCTGATAGCTGTGTgcaccatggccagatgatgcaccacgg
This region of Nicotiana tomentosiformis chromosome 4, ASM39032v3, whole genome shotgun sequence genomic DNA includes:
- the LOC138909291 gene encoding uncharacterized protein — protein: MSVTQSEMRFSELACHSIWLVPTDRERIRKFINGVTFHLQLLMTRERVYGSTFDEVVDIARHIEMFHHGRGRPFRDAQTTRPVHRGASSGHGAHSYQQGQSSFSALSAQSSSHAPSAQGYSGTRGSLQSPLPFAEKGCFECGDLGHIKRHCPHFLGGSSQQRSRPSTSALVTSPPAHPDRGGAQSARGHPRGGGRSGGGHARFYALLSRPDAIASDVVIAGCMRTECEFDGGVESGLPLERCYANEYKKGKKNNFKIHIRYFRVSVTIAVFMEGLFKMRQRRHNQLTKESKLEQKPKLGQEVPKGL